The Microcoleus sp. FACHB-831 genome has a segment encoding these proteins:
- a CDS encoding peptidoglycan-binding protein, translating to MLDKFVKSTVMSLGILSALSLTSLLFGGVRANAEGTIPNPGVASQPNNRVTPINPQLNEGGMIQPANENAPTTPSTNPLSRYSPDQAPILKYGSKGATVMEIQAYLQQQKLYDGPVDGVYGPQTRQAVKLFQESLNLSADGAIGRQTWEAMVLRAKRGLALKSIPQQNVAQ from the coding sequence ATGTTAGACAAATTTGTTAAATCAACTGTGATGTCGCTGGGCATCCTCTCCGCCCTTTCCCTGACTTCGCTACTCTTCGGTGGAGTACGTGCAAATGCTGAGGGTACCATTCCCAATCCTGGGGTGGCGAGTCAACCAAATAATAGGGTGACTCCCATAAATCCCCAGTTGAATGAGGGTGGGATGATACAGCCTGCTAATGAAAACGCCCCGACAACTCCATCTACCAATCCATTGAGCCGATATTCTCCAGACCAAGCTCCTATTCTTAAATATGGCAGTAAAGGAGCTACTGTAATGGAAATTCAGGCTTATTTGCAACAACAAAAACTATATGATGGCCCAGTTGATGGCGTATATGGCCCGCAGACTCGCCAAGCCGTCAAATTATTTCAAGAATCTCTAAATTTAAGCGCCGATGGTGCGATTGGGCGTCAAACTTGGGAGGCTATGGTCTTAAGGGCAAAGCGAGGATTAGCTTTAAAAAGTATCCCGCAGCAAAATGTCGCGCAGTAG
- the ispD gene encoding 2-C-methyl-D-erythritol 4-phosphate cytidylyltransferase — MHLLIPAAGMGRRMGSDRNKLLLTLLGKPLIAWTLAAANASRHIAWIGIICQPDDESDLKDILAEVSLTKPVQLVTGGATRQESVYNGLQALPAAADRVLIHDGARCLATPDLLDRCALAIMDCPGLIAAVPVKDTIKIVDKAGLINSTPDRNYLWAAQTPQGFDVNLLKQCHDRGRDNAWEVTDDAALFEKCDLPVRIVEGEETNLKITTPVDLAIAEFILRQRQGI; from the coding sequence GTGCATTTATTAATTCCAGCAGCAGGCATGGGACGGCGCATGGGGAGCGATCGCAATAAACTGCTCCTAACTTTACTAGGCAAGCCTTTAATTGCTTGGACTCTAGCCGCCGCCAACGCCTCGCGTCACATCGCCTGGATTGGCATCATCTGCCAACCAGACGACGAATCAGATTTAAAGGATATCCTCGCTGAGGTATCTCTAACTAAGCCAGTGCAGCTTGTTACAGGTGGCGCAACGCGCCAAGAATCTGTTTACAACGGCTTGCAGGCATTACCAGCCGCCGCCGATAGAGTGTTGATTCACGACGGCGCGAGGTGTCTGGCAACACCAGATTTGCTCGACAGGTGTGCCTTGGCAATTATGGATTGTCCTGGTTTAATTGCTGCTGTGCCCGTGAAGGACACTATCAAAATTGTCGATAAGGCTGGGTTAATTAACAGTACGCCGGATCGGAATTATCTATGGGCGGCGCAGACACCGCAGGGATTTGATGTCAATTTGTTGAAGCAATGTCACGATCGAGGTCGGGATAACGCTTGGGAAGTTACAGACGATGCGGCTTTGTTTGAAAAATGCGATTTGCCCGTGCGGATTGTAGAGGGTGAGGAGACTAATTTAAAAATAACAACGCCTGTAGATTTAGCGATCGCAGAATTTATTCTACGCCAGCGACAGGGAATTTGA
- a CDS encoding HAD-IIIA family hydrolase — translation MAKPAVFLDRDGVLNVEAGYIHRVEDLHLIPGVAQAVRKLNDLGLFCCLVSNQSGPARGYYPASHVDALNQRLCNLLQAEAGAKLDALYYCPYLSPPEGGTNPAFTRWSTWRKPNTGMLVAAAWDRDLDLSRSFMVGDKATDVDMAHNAGCVGILVQTGFGLEVLGGKYQHHTQPDYIAPDLAAAVEWILQHQD, via the coding sequence GTGGCTAAACCTGCTGTATTTCTCGATCGCGATGGCGTCCTTAATGTGGAAGCAGGTTACATACACCGCGTAGAGGATTTACACCTCATACCCGGTGTAGCTCAGGCTGTACGCAAGTTAAACGACCTGGGGCTATTTTGCTGTCTGGTTTCCAACCAGTCTGGCCCTGCACGCGGTTACTACCCAGCCAGCCATGTGGACGCCCTCAACCAGCGTCTTTGCAACTTGCTACAAGCAGAAGCCGGGGCAAAGTTAGATGCACTCTACTACTGCCCTTATCTCAGTCCACCAGAAGGAGGAACTAATCCAGCATTTACTCGTTGGAGTACCTGGCGAAAGCCTAATACAGGGATGCTTGTGGCAGCAGCTTGGGATCGCGATCTAGACCTTAGCCGCAGTTTTATGGTTGGTGATAAGGCAACCGATGTGGATATGGCGCACAACGCTGGCTGCGTCGGTATTTTGGTGCAGACTGGCTTTGGCTTGGAGGTACTGGGCGGCAAGTACCAGCACCACACGCAACCAGACTATATTGCCCCAGATTTAGCGGCTGCTGTGGAGTGGATTTTACAGCATCAGGATTAA
- a CDS encoding glycosyltransferase family 9 protein, translating to MRILALVPGGIGDQILFFPTLDDLKRYYPDAQIDVVAEPRAKGAYRVCKSVSDVITYDFKDRNGLADWGNLLGVIRDREYDIALSLGRSWLVGLLLWLTGIPTRIGYAGAGKLFLTNPVPLKPEQYAAHMYHDLLQGLDVNSPCPPLAVTLPKKDIDWAEAEKKRLGIQDGYVMIHGGSSALAQAKGIDKIYPAKKWQQIIQDIQERQPNLPITILKGPEDGAFVSELMQSIPNLNVTSPPDIGKLAAMIAGANLMLCTDSAPMHLALAVGTYTIALFGPTNADKLLQKSDRAVGLQSPTRWIADIPPADVLEQIWRG from the coding sequence ATGCGAATACTGGCCCTTGTTCCTGGCGGAATAGGAGATCAAATTCTATTCTTCCCGACCCTAGATGACCTGAAGCGGTATTATCCTGATGCCCAAATTGATGTCGTTGCGGAACCCAGGGCAAAGGGAGCCTACCGGGTCTGCAAGTCTGTTAGTGATGTTATTACCTATGACTTTAAAGACCGCAACGGGCTGGCGGATTGGGGTAATTTACTAGGAGTAATCCGCGATCGCGAGTACGATATCGCTCTCTCCTTGGGGCGAAGTTGGTTAGTGGGTCTACTCCTCTGGCTAACTGGTATTCCCACCCGGATTGGTTATGCTGGCGCTGGTAAGCTTTTTCTCACCAACCCAGTACCCCTGAAACCCGAGCAGTATGCCGCCCACATGTACCACGACCTGCTGCAAGGTTTAGACGTTAACTCACCTTGCCCCCCCCTAGCCGTCACCCTCCCCAAAAAAGATATCGACTGGGCTGAAGCTGAAAAGAAGCGGCTGGGAATTCAAGACGGCTACGTTATGATTCATGGCGGATCTAGCGCCCTGGCTCAGGCTAAAGGGATTGATAAAATCTACCCTGCCAAAAAATGGCAGCAGATTATTCAAGACATCCAAGAGCGACAGCCCAATCTGCCCATTACGATTCTCAAAGGCCCGGAGGATGGGGCATTTGTCAGCGAGTTGATGCAGTCAATACCCAACCTAAATGTGACATCGCCGCCGGACATTGGCAAGTTGGCGGCGATGATAGCAGGTGCCAATTTGATGCTGTGTACTGATAGTGCGCCAATGCATCTGGCTCTAGCCGTCGGGACGTACACGATCGCCTTATTTGGCCCTACCAACGCCGACAAATTGCTGCAAAAGAGCGATCGCGCCGTTGGCCTGCAATCCCCCACCCGTTGGATCGCAGACATCCCGCCCGCAGACGTTTTAGAGCAAATTTGGCGTGGCTAA
- a CDS encoding non-heme iron oxygenase ferredoxin subunit: protein MSNMVKIAMTSDLSPGTGTTIEMEDQSIALFNVEGNFYAIADTCTHRGGSLGEGRLNGDIVTCPKHGAHFNVKTGEVTFPPARFGVKTFPVTIEGDDVLITLD, encoded by the coding sequence ATGTCAAATATGGTCAAGATTGCAATGACAAGCGATCTATCGCCGGGAACGGGAACGACGATAGAAATGGAAGATCAGAGCATAGCCTTATTTAACGTAGAAGGTAATTTTTATGCGATCGCCGACACCTGCACGCACCGAGGCGGATCGTTAGGCGAAGGTAGGCTAAATGGAGACATCGTTACCTGCCCAAAACACGGCGCACATTTCAATGTTAAAACTGGCGAAGTAACTTTTCCTCCAGCGCGCTTCGGAGTGAAAACTTTTCCCGTAACAATTGAGGGAGATGACGTGCTTATAACCTTAGATTAG
- a CDS encoding NACHT domain-containing NTPase has product MSLSIRQWLAERQIELAQLERQAAPLPPQDARLAGVAFRIAQDMASKSLTPLDISALAEVLELPLGAAWKWAEPMSTLSVWLLHVLSRKKPLRRNEGTWLTFQVAYLNALQGILEQESQLRRPWLNRAMLAAGTEAGQPLNDPQLQHLCQTLRPGRLSDSQAEQALTLMGSSFLVQQMNSTGIAWFVANGAEEIEARLLIQRLSHSLPGYLTDAIASNALPLAQLQKFARLGNLATFRDAPPVVNINDSSFEYLNPFASNSELPSSSNSANKTFPLNLHRERYRASLIKSLSSPLLGEPFALKDLYVSLKGREDKRELEIPSSQFPLPFILRAVPDRLDRQSGEPVDLMDWAIAQLADTTTIAVIEAPPGCGKTSFCQMFAARVAMELYPNWMPISIRLRDAPLGRSLEHTLDNAFPIARFSDRDGWLSTAHPPCLLILDGLDEMPHSPQTGRYVEAFLDQLVRFQAQDTPRHKIILTTRSGDGNSPLHFTIRHSPYLRRIAIQSLDQDEFKQWFKQWSKLQSKSIAQTYFSFLKQGGVFRKSPQMDDVAALARMPLILVLLGFLHRDGLIDSSIFRISPSQAKFEIYDRICRWLIKGDEDESGTRPLVVKDGLAHACRSPEAIANLLDGRTPQTLRHQMQAAARAILQGGNHYIPQSALKSLLSGDADLPAFFFSKADFVKEDIRHNPESRSQNCIQFSHPNLGEYICAEEIASQLKLLTQQIPLQYGEVGFVIDSPTNLASHIYALLGYGLLSPEIVELTIERLRREAVRHPQEFSFLVLFERLNSFYKSYGRGRWLDTGIAHQEQSRLQARGNLLNTLQVDAAVGINVFVLLCAIAREAKAPFWPCGNPSLTGEFDPNLLLTLIGRTAVLSPTAFWQTARSSLMSLQLAGACLNRAMLASANLWQANLSAAELIETNFVSANLQEANLSRANLVGACLQGANLSGAWLEGADLSGANLQGANLTLSQVRNACLFQAQLDEETRDFASLNGAIFSLEEFNTYNRLYFSRLTSSGEENTSFVENGLVNTDFKSTLSRIAIAEGEAILPVDFEDEEASAPTIRIESSDNGKLLLPDEPYNYPSLDPTLVENQDSGNL; this is encoded by the coding sequence ATGAGTCTGAGCATTCGCCAATGGCTGGCAGAGCGACAAATTGAACTGGCTCAACTGGAACGGCAGGCGGCACCCCTGCCTCCACAAGATGCCCGATTAGCTGGTGTTGCCTTTCGCATTGCCCAAGACATGGCAAGCAAGAGCCTGACTCCTTTGGATATTAGTGCCTTGGCAGAAGTTTTGGAACTGCCCTTGGGGGCGGCCTGGAAATGGGCAGAGCCAATGTCCACCCTGAGTGTCTGGTTGCTGCACGTCCTGAGCCGGAAAAAGCCCTTGAGGCGTAATGAAGGAACATGGCTGACTTTTCAAGTCGCTTACCTAAATGCCTTACAAGGGATTTTAGAGCAAGAATCTCAATTGAGAAGACCTTGGCTGAACAGAGCGATGCTTGCAGCTGGGACAGAAGCAGGCCAACCTCTTAATGACCCGCAGTTGCAGCATCTTTGCCAAACCCTGCGCCCCGGACGGCTGAGCGACTCTCAGGCCGAGCAAGCCCTTACTCTGATGGGTTCTTCATTTTTGGTGCAGCAGATGAACAGCACGGGGATCGCTTGGTTTGTTGCCAATGGTGCAGAGGAAATTGAAGCCAGATTGCTGATACAACGCTTAAGCCACTCACTACCTGGTTATCTCACAGATGCGATCGCCTCTAATGCCCTGCCTCTGGCACAACTGCAAAAGTTTGCCCGCTTAGGAAATTTAGCAACTTTTAGAGATGCGCCCCCTGTTGTAAATATTAACGACAGCAGTTTTGAGTACCTCAACCCGTTCGCTAGCAATTCTGAGTTACCATCATCCTCAAACTCAGCGAATAAAACCTTTCCTCTCAACCTGCACCGCGAACGCTACAGGGCTTCGCTGATTAAATCCCTTTCTTCCCCGCTTTTGGGAGAACCATTTGCCCTGAAAGATTTATACGTTTCTCTTAAGGGGCGAGAGGATAAACGGGAATTGGAAATTCCCAGTTCCCAGTTTCCATTACCGTTTATTCTCAGAGCAGTACCAGATAGGCTCGATCGCCAATCTGGTGAACCAGTTGATTTAATGGATTGGGCGATCGCTCAATTGGCAGATACGACCACTATCGCTGTTATTGAAGCGCCCCCTGGCTGTGGCAAGACCAGTTTCTGCCAGATGTTTGCTGCCCGCGTCGCAATGGAGCTTTATCCCAACTGGATGCCGATATCGATCCGATTGCGCGATGCTCCATTAGGGCGATCGCTAGAACATACTCTAGACAACGCTTTTCCCATTGCTCGCTTCAGCGATCGCGATGGCTGGCTTTCCACAGCGCACCCCCCTTGTTTGCTCATCCTCGATGGCCTTGATGAAATGCCCCATTCTCCCCAGACAGGGCGTTATGTTGAGGCTTTCCTTGACCAGCTCGTGCGGTTTCAGGCCCAGGATACTCCCCGTCACAAAATTATTCTTACTACCCGCAGCGGTGATGGAAATTCTCCCTTACACTTCACAATTCGCCATTCGCCTTATTTACGCCGAATTGCGATCCAATCCTTAGATCAAGATGAGTTTAAGCAGTGGTTTAAGCAGTGGTCGAAGCTGCAATCTAAATCCATTGCCCAAACCTATTTTTCCTTTTTGAAACAAGGCGGAGTATTTCGCAAATCGCCCCAAATGGATGATGTGGCTGCCCTCGCTCGGATGCCTCTGATATTAGTATTGCTAGGTTTTTTACATCGAGACGGCTTGATTGACAGCAGCATTTTTCGCATCTCTCCCTCTCAAGCCAAATTTGAAATTTACGATCGCATTTGTCGATGGCTAATTAAGGGCGATGAGGATGAAAGTGGCACTAGACCCTTAGTGGTCAAAGACGGTCTGGCTCATGCTTGTCGCAGTCCAGAAGCGATCGCCAATCTCCTTGATGGTCGCACCCCCCAAACCCTCCGCCACCAAATGCAAGCCGCCGCAAGAGCCATTCTTCAAGGCGGAAACCACTATATACCTCAATCAGCCCTGAAAAGTCTACTTTCTGGCGATGCCGACCTGCCAGCTTTTTTCTTCAGCAAGGCTGATTTTGTAAAAGAGGATATTCGCCATAACCCAGAATCTAGAAGCCAAAATTGCATCCAGTTCTCTCACCCAAATCTAGGAGAATATATTTGTGCTGAGGAAATAGCTTCCCAGCTAAAATTGCTGACTCAACAAATTCCTTTGCAGTATGGCGAAGTTGGCTTTGTTATAGACTCGCCAACCAACTTAGCTTCACACATTTACGCCTTGCTCGGTTATGGTTTGCTGTCCCCAGAAATAGTAGAACTTACAATCGAGCGATTGCGCCGGGAGGCGGTGCGTCACCCGCAGGAATTTTCCTTTTTAGTTCTTTTTGAACGCTTAAATAGTTTCTATAAATCTTACGGTCGAGGGCGCTGGCTAGATACGGGAATCGCTCACCAAGAGCAATCGCGGTTGCAAGCACGAGGCAATTTACTAAATACCTTACAAGTCGATGCAGCTGTTGGAATAAATGTATTTGTATTGCTGTGCGCGATCGCCAGAGAAGCGAAGGCTCCCTTCTGGCCTTGCGGGAATCCTTCCCTAACTGGTGAGTTCGATCCCAACTTATTGCTAACTTTAATCGGTCGCACCGCTGTACTGTCTCCAACTGCTTTTTGGCAGACGGCGCGGAGTAGTCTGATGTCTTTGCAGCTAGCTGGAGCCTGTTTGAATCGCGCTATGCTAGCTTCTGCCAACCTCTGGCAAGCCAATTTGTCTGCTGCTGAGTTAATCGAAACAAATTTCGTGTCTGCGAACCTCCAAGAAGCCAATTTGTCTAGAGCAAATCTTGTCGGTGCCTGCTTGCAGGGAGCTAATCTCTCCGGAGCATGGCTAGAAGGGGCTGACCTTTCAGGTGCTAATCTCCAAGGAGCGAATCTAACTTTGAGCCAAGTACGCAATGCCTGCCTATTTCAAGCGCAGTTAGATGAAGAAACCAGAGATTTTGCTTCTTTAAACGGAGCTATTTTTTCTCTAGAAGAGTTTAACACTTACAACCGACTATATTTCTCTCGTCTTACCAGCAGTGGAGAAGAAAATACTTCTTTTGTAGAGAACGGCCTTGTAAATACAGACTTTAAATCAACCCTATCTCGGATTGCGATCGCCGAAGGCGAAGCTATCTTGCCCGTTGATTTCGAGGACGAAGAAGCAAGCGCTCCAACGATTAGGATAGAAAGTTCCGACAACGGTAAACTACTATTGCCTGATGAGCCTTACAACTATCCCAGCCTCGATCCAACTCTTGTAGAAAATCAAGACTCTGGCAACTTGTAG
- a CDS encoding CRR6 family NdhI maturation factor produces the protein MTIAITLNSDCLHNLDLSPVQTEIDKLKHSGAIASQEQQLSFSIDYPREPSDPRELSEIPEVRLWFIRLDAKYPWLPFLLDWKAGELARYVAMLVPHQFSPKEGIQYNPEALEIFVMKKVFILSDWMQEMGIPSQSRLKSMTQLLGYEIDDAFFELISSQRSSE, from the coding sequence ATGACGATCGCCATCACGCTCAATTCTGATTGCCTGCATAATTTGGATTTGTCGCCAGTGCAAACAGAGATCGACAAGCTAAAGCACTCTGGGGCGATCGCCTCCCAAGAGCAGCAGCTTAGTTTTTCAATAGACTATCCGCGCGAACCCTCAGACCCCCGCGAACTCTCAGAAATCCCCGAAGTGCGCTTGTGGTTTATTCGTCTAGATGCCAAATATCCCTGGTTGCCGTTTTTGCTCGATTGGAAAGCGGGCGAACTCGCCCGCTATGTAGCTATGCTCGTGCCGCACCAGTTTAGCCCCAAAGAAGGCATCCAGTACAATCCAGAAGCTCTGGAAATTTTCGTTATGAAGAAGGTTTTTATCTTGAGTGACTGGATGCAGGAGATGGGAATTCCCAGTCAATCTAGGCTCAAATCAATGACTCAGCTATTGGGTTACGAAATCGATGATGCCTTTTTTGAGTTAATTAGTTCTCAGAGATCCTCAGAATAA
- a CDS encoding Fur family transcriptional regulator has translation MQKEAAESKPIRSLEDAINRCQAQGMRLSRQRRFILELLWQEKEHLSAREIYDRLNQQGKDIGHTSVYQNLEALSCQGIIECIERSDGRLYGNISDTHSHVNCLDTKQILDVYVQLPQDLIEQIEQQTGVRITDYQIDFYGYRLPESN, from the coding sequence ATGCAAAAAGAAGCAGCAGAAAGCAAACCTATTAGATCTTTAGAGGATGCAATAAATCGGTGTCAGGCTCAAGGTATGCGTTTGAGCCGTCAGCGTCGTTTCATTCTGGAACTGCTCTGGCAAGAAAAAGAACACCTATCTGCGCGAGAAATTTACGACCGATTGAATCAGCAAGGAAAAGATATCGGTCACACTTCAGTGTACCAGAATTTAGAAGCGCTATCTTGTCAGGGGATTATTGAGTGTATTGAGCGTTCGGATGGACGATTGTACGGCAACATCAGCGACACTCACAGCCACGTCAATTGCTTAGATACAAAACAAATTTTGGATGTTTACGTGCAACTTCCGCAAGATTTGATCGAGCAAATTGAGCAACAAACCGGAGTGCGGATAACGGACTATCAAATTGACTTTTACGGCTATCGTTTGCCTGAAAGCAATTAG
- a CDS encoding helix-turn-helix transcriptional regulator: protein MPRKKLKENPENMPVLRRLREAVGLTQTELAKRIPDKTRQKTLNQSVISRWESGEDEPELTIPQMKALCRALGIALDQLPDDFGPPAPSVGLE from the coding sequence ATGCCTAGAAAGAAACTCAAGGAAAACCCAGAAAATATGCCAGTGTTGCGGCGGCTGCGGGAAGCTGTTGGTTTAACACAGACAGAACTGGCGAAGCGAATTCCCGACAAAACAAGGCAAAAAACGCTAAATCAGTCGGTTATCAGTAGGTGGGAGAGTGGGGAGGATGAGCCAGAACTGACGATTCCCCAGATGAAGGCATTATGTCGTGCCTTGGGTATAGCTCTTGACCAGCTACCCGATGACTTTGGCCCGCCAGCGCCTAGCGTTGGCTTGGAGTAG
- a CDS encoding pentapeptide repeat-containing protein has product MDREELLRRYAAGERDFSGVSLRGLDFSDCDLSGINLSNADLESTEWEGADLSEANLSGAFLAYSGLNNANLTEANLSRARLQDCALSGANLTDACVRGTLFGNEPHLKRANLTGVDLSQAVIDLPGGIDNPRIDNAILCDTTLPNGEN; this is encoded by the coding sequence ATGGATAGAGAAGAATTGCTCAGAAGATATGCTGCTGGGGAAAGAGATTTCTCTGGAGTCTCCCTGCGCGGACTCGATTTCAGCGATTGCGATTTGAGTGGGATCAATTTGAGTAATGCCGATCTTGAGAGTACGGAATGGGAAGGAGCTGATTTGAGTGAGGCTAACCTTAGTGGCGCTTTCCTCGCTTACAGTGGGCTGAATAATGCCAACTTGACTGAGGCCAATCTCAGCCGTGCGAGGCTGCAAGACTGTGCGTTGAGTGGAGCTAATTTGACTGATGCTTGTGTCCGAGGAACTCTATTTGGGAATGAACCCCATCTGAAAAGAGCTAATTTGACTGGTGTTGATTTGAGCCAAGCCGTGATTGATTTGCCTGGAGGAATCGATAACCCCAGAATTGATAATGCTATTTTGTGTGATACCACTCTCCCCAATGGAGAAAACTAG
- a CDS encoding DUF3685 domain-containing protein: MSDRATPPPLATRPLKIISIDDDPIFLLGLRTALESFPDLQVVASADNGVAALQILAPLMGTEDAIDLVILELGLCRASGEFAGLQLCQELKAYYPNLPIFLLSGFEEAPQLAAARQTGVEGYCAKGTAISVIVTALRAVAGGQTYWNIEFADAQNLHTYQTQTSRRDKLGDSGRRQIDNTLTELTAQLQNPNLSTLEWFILAGRCRELRAARWLVNQLLPEARGSSRRIVGRRLSEDMGTRGEPTPAPLFLRASPSPAIELRTENFFDATLNKLNFGLENFTGVAMEIDILRDERKRELLYLILDKLKNVLDELRFSQVQPSRILSKRSLILQDLWQSSTTDFFGKYYTLQVGKRELDLVNTLLQDADIVQKEILDKIPLVGEFIGYCLFQNSLIIDNASYAYGTPEAIARAEALLENLVIEIANGVIQPLLNKFADVEEIKQSFYDHRLLSSREIARFRNNLSWKYRLEAYINEPTAIFESKYNLFVLNGSGIVKISIYAPRTGELEQLTGIQVAVTLILEIRDAIAPRLRSTVTFLGSGVVYLLTQVIGRGIGLIGRGIIQGIGNSLQETRYGKNSERPK; encoded by the coding sequence ATGAGCGATCGCGCAACACCTCCCCCATTGGCTACTCGCCCCTTGAAAATTATCTCGATCGATGATGACCCCATTTTCCTGCTCGGACTCCGCACAGCGCTTGAGTCATTTCCCGACTTGCAAGTAGTCGCTAGTGCTGATAATGGTGTAGCGGCGTTGCAGATTCTCGCCCCTCTTATGGGTACAGAAGACGCCATCGACCTAGTAATTCTGGAACTGGGATTGTGTCGCGCCTCTGGGGAGTTTGCAGGTTTGCAGCTTTGCCAGGAACTGAAAGCCTACTACCCCAACTTGCCAATATTTCTACTCAGCGGGTTCGAGGAAGCGCCGCAACTGGCGGCAGCAAGGCAAACTGGCGTTGAAGGCTATTGCGCCAAAGGTACTGCTATCTCGGTCATAGTAACGGCTCTTCGCGCTGTGGCGGGCGGGCAAACCTACTGGAATATCGAATTTGCAGACGCCCAAAACCTCCACACATACCAAACGCAAACCTCTCGCCGCGACAAGCTGGGCGACTCTGGGCGGCGACAAATTGATAATACCCTTACCGAATTAACAGCCCAACTGCAAAACCCCAATCTTTCGACGCTAGAGTGGTTTATCCTTGCAGGACGATGCCGAGAACTTCGGGCGGCGCGTTGGCTGGTGAATCAGTTGTTACCAGAGGCTAGAGGCAGCAGCAGAAGGATTGTCGGTCGTAGGTTGTCAGAGGATATGGGGACGCGCGGAGAACCTACTCCTGCACCTTTGTTTCTAAGGGCTAGCCCCTCGCCTGCAATTGAGCTGAGAACTGAAAATTTTTTTGACGCCACCCTAAATAAGCTTAATTTCGGCCTGGAAAACTTCACGGGCGTGGCGATGGAAATTGATATTCTTCGGGATGAGAGAAAACGGGAACTGCTTTATCTAATTTTGGATAAATTAAAGAATGTATTGGATGAGTTGCGCTTTTCCCAGGTACAGCCGAGCAGGATACTCTCCAAGCGATCGCTTATTTTGCAAGACTTGTGGCAGTCGTCAACTACTGATTTTTTTGGCAAATATTACACGCTACAAGTAGGAAAGCGTGAATTAGATTTAGTTAATACTTTGCTGCAAGATGCTGATATCGTCCAGAAGGAAATTTTGGATAAAATACCTTTGGTTGGGGAATTTATTGGTTATTGCTTGTTTCAAAATAGTTTAATAATTGATAATGCTTCTTACGCATATGGAACGCCGGAAGCGATCGCCAGAGCAGAAGCACTACTAGAAAACTTAGTAATTGAAATTGCTAATGGTGTTATACAACCACTGCTGAATAAATTTGCTGATGTAGAAGAAATTAAGCAAAGCTTTTACGACCATAGGTTACTTTCATCGCGAGAAATTGCGCGTTTTCGGAATAATTTATCTTGGAAATATCGCTTAGAGGCGTATATTAATGAGCCAACAGCGATCTTTGAAAGTAAGTATAATTTGTTTGTATTAAATGGCAGCGGTATCGTTAAAATCTCTATCTACGCTCCCCGGACGGGGGAATTAGAGCAGCTTACTGGTATTCAGGTGGCTGTTACGCTGATACTAGAGATAAGGGATGCGATCGCGCCTCGTCTGCGTTCAACTGTCACTTTTCTCGGTAGCGGCGTTGTTTATCTATTAACGCAAGTAATAGGTAGAGGTATTGGTTTAATTGGACGCGGTATTATTCAAGGCATCGGTAATTCTTTGCAAGAAACTCGCTATGGAAAAAATAGCGAACGTCCAAAGTAG
- a CDS encoding pentapeptide repeat-containing protein → MDKEELLRRYAAGERDFSGVFLRWLDFSDCDLSGINLSNADLESTEWEGANLSGANLSGAFLAYSGLNNANLTEANLSRARLQDCTLSGANLTDACVREAIFGNEPHLVGANLTGVDLSQARIDLPGGIDNPRIADVILCDTTLPNGENWTI, encoded by the coding sequence ATGGATAAAGAAGAATTGCTCAGAAGATATGCTGCTGGAGAAAGAGATTTCTCTGGAGTCTTCTTGCGCTGGCTCGATTTCAGTGATTGCGATCTGAGTGGGATCAATTTGAGTAACGCCGATCTTGAGAGTACGGAATGGGAAGGAGCTAATTTGAGTGGGGCTAACCTTAGTGGTGCTTTCCTCGCTTACAGTGGACTGAATAATGCCAACTTGACTGAGGCAAATCTCAGTCGTGCGAGGCTGCAAGACTGTACCTTGAGTGGAGCTAATTTGACTGATGCTTGTGTCCGAGAAGCTATCTTTGGGAACGAACCCCATCTGGTTGGAGCTAATTTGACTGGTGTTGACTTGAGTCAAGCCAGAATTGATTTGCCTGGAGGAATCGATAATCCCAGAATTGCTGATGTTATTTTGTGTGACACCACTCTCCCCAATGGAGAAAACTGGACTATATAA